One Defluviitoga tunisiensis genomic window carries:
- a CDS encoding DNA-directed RNA polymerase subunit alpha, with the protein MELLIKPEKFRIAEKREENDYNYTKYELYPLEKGYAVTIGNALRRVLLSSIPSLAITGLRIPGKLHEYDTVEGIEEDILEISLNLKKVQLKVESLDKLKNIDHPILLTLKKKYKAKDVIKAGDIKTPAGIEVANSDLIIAHVNKDMEVDFELYAQTGKGFVPAQELSYQSDIEYIFIDGVFSPVLKVNYLTENIRVGRRTDYDKLILEIWTKKNITPSEALKEATETLMEHFDFIAQLWNREGKIQDLESAEVTIEIENEEQEETEDTEDVFGFPKELLDTPIDSLDLTKRAKNCLKREKIDTIRDLLKKRPEDLLKIKNFGKKSMEEVRKELKEKFDIDYDKLYEDERGNDFDEA; encoded by the coding sequence ATGGAATTATTAATTAAACCAGAAAAATTTAGAATTGCGGAAAAAAGAGAAGAAAATGATTATAATTATACAAAATATGAATTATATCCCTTGGAAAAAGGCTACGCAGTAACAATAGGAAATGCGTTAAGAAGAGTTCTTTTATCATCTATTCCATCTTTAGCCATTACGGGATTAAGAATTCCAGGAAAATTACACGAATACGACACTGTAGAAGGAATAGAAGAAGATATATTAGAAATATCTTTAAATTTAAAAAAAGTGCAGTTAAAAGTTGAAAGTTTAGATAAATTAAAAAATATTGACCATCCTATTTTATTAACTCTAAAGAAAAAATATAAAGCTAAGGATGTTATTAAGGCTGGTGACATAAAAACTCCGGCGGGAATTGAAGTAGCAAATTCTGATTTAATAATTGCTCACGTAAACAAAGACATGGAAGTAGATTTTGAACTTTACGCCCAAACCGGTAAAGGATTTGTGCCAGCTCAAGAATTAAGTTATCAAAGCGATATAGAATATATATTTATAGATGGTGTTTTTAGCCCCGTCCTGAAGGTTAATTATTTAACAGAAAATATACGAGTTGGTAGAAGAACAGACTATGACAAGCTAATATTAGAAATTTGGACTAAGAAAAACATTACACCTAGTGAGGCGTTAAAAGAAGCTACTGAAACCTTGATGGAACATTTCGATTTTATCGCTCAATTATGGAATAGAGAAGGCAAGATTCAAGATTTAGAAAGCGCTGAGGTAACCATTGAAATTGAAAATGAAGAACAAGAAGAAACTGAAGATACAGAAGACGTCTTTGGTTTTCCAAAAGAATTATTAGATACACCTATAGATTCATTGGATTTAACAAAAAGAGCGAAAAACTGCTTGAAAAGAGAAAAAATTGATACTATTAGAGACCTACTAAAGAAAAGGCCAGAAGATTTATTAAAAATAAAAAATTTTGGTAAAAAGTCTATGGAAGAAGTTCGAAAAGAACTTAAAGAAAAATTTGACATAGACTATGATAAACTGTATGAAGATGAAAGGGGGAACGACTTCGATGAGGCATAG
- the rplQ gene encoding 50S ribosomal protein L17 produces the protein MRHRVKTNKLNRSASHRKAMLNNMARSVFESGSIITTTAKAKEVRPLVENIITKAKKANTTSSPEERVALNREINKHFNDRKLVQKIVHEIAPKYQNRDGGYTRILKIGNRRGDGAELSILQLIPEKE, from the coding sequence ATGAGGCATAGAGTCAAAACAAACAAATTAAACAGATCCGCTTCTCATAGAAAGGCCATGTTGAATAATATGGCAAGAAGTGTCTTTGAATCTGGAAGCATTATAACAACAACAGCAAAAGCTAAAGAAGTAAGACCTTTAGTTGAAAATATAATAACAAAGGCAAAAAAAGCAAATACTACCAGCTCACCAGAAGAAAGAGTGGCTTTAAACAGGGAAATAAACAAACATTTCAACGATAGAAAGCTTGTCCAAAAAATAGTACATGAAATTGCTCCAAAATATCAAAACAGAGATGGAGGATATACTCGTATACTTAAAATTGGAAATCGAAGAGGAGACGGAGCAGAATTATCTATTCTCCAACTAATTCCTGAAAAAGAATAA
- a CDS encoding amidohydrolase, giving the protein MSKKLLKNGYVLVSADDDIEKLDVLIENDEIEDLLLPENTEEIEEEDVEEYDLSGKLIIPGFINMHTHSAMSYFRGVADDSSFEEWLFKEMLAREDFLRSEMAYYGAVISILEMISSGITTFVDMYMFTDEIAKAAYDLGMRAYISRGLSFDNEEGWNQRVKENVSTYEKFNGLENRIYIGFGPHAPYSVSFDKLKEIAKIAEKYNTHIQIHLLESKNEKNQYSLSDIENTGLFEVPTIAAHCVYVDNEDIKVLSKNDVTVVYNPTSNMKLGNGIAPIVDIIDENVNVTFGTDGCASNNSLNFFNEMKVGSILQKYKYGPDKLTIKQILRMAWENGGFALGERLGRLEPTFKADLVVLDINTPEFCPKDLKRMKSNIVFSANPRNVFGTMVAGKWLYFDKKFVNLLDEGEIYEKFEYYYKEIENNFNNRVCDGNIRNNNC; this is encoded by the coding sequence ATGTCTAAAAAATTGCTTAAAAATGGTTATGTATTAGTTAGTGCTGATGATGATATTGAAAAATTGGACGTTTTAATAGAGAATGATGAAATAGAAGATCTTCTTTTACCCGAGAATACAGAAGAAATTGAGGAAGAAGACGTAGAGGAATATGATTTATCGGGAAAGCTAATAATACCAGGTTTTATCAATATGCATACACACTCTGCGATGTCTTATTTTAGAGGAGTAGCCGATGATTCTTCTTTTGAAGAATGGTTGTTCAAAGAAATGCTGGCTCGTGAAGATTTTTTGAGAAGCGAAATGGCTTATTATGGCGCAGTTATTTCAATTTTAGAAATGATTTCAAGCGGTATAACGACTTTTGTTGATATGTATATGTTTACAGACGAAATTGCAAAAGCAGCGTATGATTTAGGAATGAGGGCATATATTTCCCGAGGACTTTCTTTTGATAATGAAGAAGGATGGAACCAAAGAGTAAAAGAGAATGTTTCTACTTATGAAAAGTTTAACGGTTTAGAAAACAGAATTTATATTGGTTTTGGTCCTCACGCCCCATACAGCGTTTCGTTTGATAAATTGAAAGAAATAGCAAAAATTGCTGAAAAGTATAATACTCATATTCAAATTCATTTATTGGAATCAAAAAACGAGAAGAATCAATATTCTTTATCAGATATAGAAAATACGGGTCTATTTGAAGTTCCTACTATAGCTGCGCATTGTGTTTATGTTGATAATGAAGATATTAAAGTGCTTTCTAAAAATGATGTTACAGTTGTATATAATCCTACCAGTAATATGAAATTAGGAAATGGAATTGCTCCAATAGTTGATATTATTGATGAGAATGTAAATGTGACCTTTGGAACTGATGGATGTGCTAGTAATAATTCTTTAAATTTTTTTAATGAGATGAAGGTAGGTTCCATTTTACAAAAGTATAAGTATGGTCCTGATAAGTTGACAATTAAACAAATCTTAAGGATGGCATGGGAAAATGGAGGATTTGCGTTAGGAGAAAGGCTAGGAAGGCTTGAACCAACTTTTAAGGCAGATTTAGTGGTATTAGATATCAATACCCCAGAATTTTGTCCAAAAGATTTAAAAAGAATGAAATCGAACATAGTTTTTTCTGCTAATCCTAGAAATGTATTTGGTACAATGGTTGCTGGAAAGTGGTTGTATTTTGACAAGAAATTTGTTAATTTATTAGATGAGGGAGAAATATATGAGAAATTTGAATATTATTACAAAGAGATTGAAAATAATTTTAATAACCGTGTTTGTGATGGGAATATCAGGAATAATAATTGCTAG
- a CDS encoding protease complex subunit PrcB family protein — MSGSQVILVILLTGALIGGAILLTPPKQIYTPDIITEEASPNNTLYESSEEFFLKNYKTVSCFLKTQKEEIVISQNNNQTTNVRGVPFVICISAGEKRTGGYNLSIKNIILDQESKKIYIDLFLKTPGPGEMVTQAFTYPSIGIEIEENLIEGHWEVIAKIEQEKSQPVFLKKTFLFSL; from the coding sequence ATGAGTGGAAGTCAAGTTATCTTGGTTATTTTATTGACCGGTGCACTGATTGGTGGCGCTATATTGTTAACTCCTCCAAAGCAAATTTATACACCAGATATTATCACTGAAGAAGCAAGTCCTAATAATACACTATATGAAAGCAGTGAAGAGTTTTTTTTGAAAAACTATAAAACTGTTAGTTGTTTCTTAAAAACTCAAAAAGAAGAGATAGTCATTTCGCAAAACAATAATCAAACAACAAATGTCAGAGGAGTTCCATTTGTTATTTGTATAAGTGCTGGGGAGAAGAGAACTGGCGGATACAATTTGAGTATCAAAAACATTATCTTGGACCAAGAATCAAAAAAAATATATATCGATCTCTTTTTGAAAACACCAGGACCTGGCGAAATGGTTACACAAGCATTTACTTACCCTTCAATTGGTATTGAAATTGAAGAAAACTTAATTGAAGGTCATTGGGAAGTTATAGCTAAAATAGAACAAGAAAAAAGTCAACCTGTCTTTTTGAAAAAAACTTTTCTTTTTTCACTCTAA
- the atpB gene encoding F0F1 ATP synthase subunit A — protein sequence MTTDRVSKFIIFFFILYVGLGIINFFFFEMSMEGVGERWIVYFGNGGFFGQLNPMTLIMSFAIMIMLVLIARKIKFERIPGRVQGAVETFFDSFWQITEEVVPNPEYRKPTFVIAMTLFLYILVSNVLGGIPGINVTPLASGINVQLFTDVWYSPTSDLNVNLSYAIMVLIISHAFAIKSKGFVSWFKSFFEPTPIMFPMNIVSEIAKPISHSFRLFGNIMGGGMLVLILSSIVRYFVLPVFLWAIFGWFFGIIQAFVFSLLTIVYIGSML from the coding sequence TTGACAACTGATAGAGTTTCAAAATTCATTATTTTTTTCTTCATTCTATATGTAGGTTTAGGAATAATTAATTTTTTCTTCTTTGAAATGAGCATGGAAGGCGTTGGAGAGCGGTGGATTGTTTACTTTGGAAATGGTGGATTTTTTGGACAATTGAATCCAATGACTCTCATAATGTCTTTTGCAATAATGATTATGCTGGTATTAATTGCAAGAAAAATCAAATTTGAAAGAATACCAGGAAGGGTTCAAGGTGCGGTAGAAACTTTTTTTGATTCTTTTTGGCAAATAACTGAGGAGGTTGTTCCTAATCCAGAATACAGAAAACCTACTTTTGTAATTGCTATGACTCTGTTTTTGTATATTCTAGTTTCAAACGTTTTAGGTGGTATTCCTGGAATAAATGTTACTCCTCTAGCTAGCGGAATAAATGTTCAACTTTTTACCGATGTATGGTACTCACCAACTTCTGATCTAAATGTTAACTTGTCTTATGCAATAATGGTCTTAATTATTAGTCATGCCTTTGCAATAAAATCAAAGGGTTTTGTAAGCTGGTTTAAATCTTTTTTTGAACCTACTCCTATTATGTTTCCAATGAATATAGTAAGCGAGATCGCAAAGCCTATATCTCACTCCTTTAGGTTATTTGGTAACATCATGGGAGGAGGTATGCTCGTTCTAATTTTGAGCAGTATTGTTAGGTATTTTGTTCTCCCTGTTTTCTTATGGGCAATTTTTGGGTGGTTCTTTGGTATTATTCAAGCTTTTGTTTTTTCTTTGCTAACTATAGTTTACATTGGATCAATGTTATAA
- the atpE gene encoding ATP synthase F0 subunit C, whose product MLETLVTNGGYLGWGLYYLGKFLAAGLCMGIGALGPALGEGKIGAAAMEAMARQPELSGTIRTNMILADAVDETTGIYSLLIAIILLLVLP is encoded by the coding sequence ATGTTAGAAACTTTGGTTACCAACGGAGGTTATTTGGGTTGGGGATTGTATTATTTAGGAAAGTTTTTAGCTGCGGGTCTTTGTATGGGAATTGGAGCTCTAGGACCTGCACTTGGAGAAGGTAAAATTGGAGCTGCTGCAATGGAGGCAATGGCAAGACAGCCAGAGTTAAGCGGTACCATAAGAACAAATATGATCCTTGCAGATGCTGTAGATGAAACTACTGGTATCTATTCTCTTTTAATTGCTATAATACTATTACTAGTACTTCCATAA
- the atpF gene encoding F0F1 ATP synthase subunit B has protein sequence MLSFNLTSIVNLVGFIFFMLLMYKLLYKPYFEITDKRKQEVEKNLSEAEKLRLEAQNKKNELDKQLQEIEEKRTQIILKAEEQAKLILKSAQEEAENQRKYIIDKAEKESEEIRTKALKELQSQIVAMALSISSMILKEQVDKQKNEEIIKRALRSLQGKGESQ, from the coding sequence ATGTTATCTTTTAATTTGACTTCTATTGTCAATTTGGTAGGTTTTATATTTTTTATGCTCTTAATGTACAAATTACTCTACAAACCATATTTTGAAATAACTGATAAAAGAAAGCAAGAGGTAGAAAAGAATTTAAGTGAAGCTGAAAAACTTCGATTAGAAGCCCAAAACAAGAAAAATGAGTTAGATAAACAGCTTCAAGAAATCGAAGAAAAAAGAACACAAATAATTCTTAAAGCAGAAGAACAAGCTAAATTAATTTTAAAAAGTGCTCAAGAAGAAGCAGAAAACCAAAGAAAATATATAATTGATAAAGCAGAAAAGGAATCAGAAGAAATAAGAACAAAGGCCTTAAAAGAATTACAATCACAAATCGTAGCAATGGCATTGAGTATTTCTTCTATGATATTAAAAGAACAAGTCGACAAACAAAAAAATGAAGAAATTATAAAAAGAGCTTTAAGAAGCTTACAGGGTAAAGGAGAATCTCAATGA
- the atpH gene encoding ATP synthase F1 subunit delta, with the protein MKPSYFLASKYTEALINILTQKSKIDQLEKFLKAFQEISNIMEKDESYKDIIFNPLLPTDFVVKKLVDVSDFMDDIFVNFLKALVQKKRLNLIPLITELLYRENLELNKTVEVKLILAKKVSKKVLDEISRTIQKNTGKNIKLVVDYEEELIGGMQLYIGDNFFDYSVKGFLESIQSAYAPAGGGEIFEG; encoded by the coding sequence ATGAAGCCCTCTTATTTTCTTGCTTCCAAATATACCGAAGCTTTAATAAATATATTAACACAAAAAAGTAAAATAGATCAACTTGAGAAGTTTTTAAAAGCTTTTCAAGAGATTAGTAATATAATGGAAAAAGATGAATCATACAAAGATATTATCTTTAATCCTTTGCTACCTACAGATTTTGTAGTAAAAAAACTTGTAGATGTATCGGATTTTATGGACGATATTTTTGTCAATTTTTTGAAAGCTCTTGTTCAGAAAAAAAGGCTAAACCTGATTCCACTTATAACAGAATTACTGTACAGAGAAAATTTAGAACTAAATAAAACAGTAGAAGTAAAATTAATTTTAGCTAAAAAAGTTTCTAAAAAGGTTCTAGACGAAATTTCAAGAACCATTCAAAAAAATACTGGAAAAAATATTAAGTTAGTAGTAGACTATGAAGAAGAACTGATAGGCGGAATGCAATTATATATTGGAGACAATTTTTTTGATTATTCTGTTAAAGGGTTTCTAGAAAGCATTCAATCCGCCTATGCCCCAGCTGGTGGAGGTGAAATTTTTGAGGGTTAA
- the atpA gene encoding F0F1 ATP synthase subunit alpha, with product MRVNPEELTRVIEERIKSYESGEIKEIGLVMQVSDGIVIAYGLKDVMSNELVEIEASNGNKVYGIAMNLEEDNVGIITLGNYKDVKEGDKVVRTNRIIEVPVGEELLGRVINPLGIPLDGRGNIQAKESYPIERKAMGVVTRKPVDTPLQTGLKVLDALIPIGRGQRELIIGDRQTGKTAISIDTIINQKGKGVYCVYVSIGQKVSALARTINNLEKHGAMKYTVVVSADASDPASLQYLAPYAGTAIGEYFMFNGKDALVVFDDLSKHAAAYREISLLLRRPPGREAYPGDIFYLHSRLLERACRLNENHGNGSLTALPIIETQANDISAYIPTNVISITDGQIYLEASLFNAGIRPAVNIGLSVSRVGGDAQTKAMKKVAGSLKLDLAQYRELESFAQFTADLDEATKKQLIKGEKLTELMKQPQYSPMELEEQVAIIYIATKGYIDQLPTEKIALFEKQFLTFLIENYSHTLNSIKETKDLTDDITKQLDEAVLKFLKIFK from the coding sequence TTGAGGGTTAATCCTGAAGAACTAACTAGAGTTATAGAAGAACGTATTAAAAGTTATGAAAGCGGAGAAATAAAAGAAATAGGGCTAGTTATGCAAGTTAGTGATGGTATTGTAATTGCATATGGCCTTAAGGATGTAATGTCAAATGAATTAGTTGAAATAGAGGCTTCAAACGGAAATAAGGTTTATGGTATAGCAATGAACCTTGAGGAAGACAATGTAGGTATAATTACTCTTGGTAATTATAAAGATGTTAAAGAAGGAGACAAAGTTGTTAGAACCAACAGAATAATTGAAGTACCTGTAGGTGAAGAACTTTTAGGAAGGGTTATCAATCCTTTAGGTATTCCCTTAGATGGTAGGGGTAATATTCAAGCAAAGGAATCTTATCCTATTGAAAGAAAGGCAATGGGGGTTGTAACAAGAAAACCTGTTGATACACCCCTTCAAACTGGTTTAAAAGTATTAGATGCGTTGATACCTATTGGAAGAGGTCAAAGAGAATTGATTATTGGAGATAGACAAACTGGTAAAACTGCTATTTCTATCGATACTATAATCAATCAAAAAGGCAAAGGTGTTTATTGTGTATATGTTTCAATAGGGCAAAAGGTTTCTGCTCTTGCTAGAACTATAAACAATTTAGAAAAACATGGGGCTATGAAATATACAGTAGTAGTTTCTGCAGATGCATCAGATCCTGCTTCACTACAATATCTAGCTCCTTATGCAGGAACCGCCATTGGAGAATACTTCATGTTTAACGGAAAAGACGCTCTGGTCGTTTTTGATGATCTTTCAAAACATGCTGCTGCTTACAGAGAAATTTCATTGTTGTTGCGTAGGCCTCCAGGAAGGGAAGCTTATCCAGGAGATATCTTTTATTTGCATTCCAGACTATTAGAAAGAGCATGTAGGCTTAACGAAAATCATGGAAATGGTTCTTTAACTGCTTTACCAATTATTGAAACTCAAGCTAATGATATTTCTGCATATATCCCAACAAACGTAATTTCTATAACAGATGGTCAAATTTATCTGGAGGCAAGTCTTTTTAATGCTGGAATAAGGCCTGCAGTTAATATAGGTTTGTCTGTATCAAGAGTAGGTGGAGATGCTCAAACAAAGGCTATGAAAAAGGTAGCTGGTTCATTAAAACTTGATTTGGCACAATATAGAGAGTTAGAATCATTTGCTCAGTTTACCGCCGATCTTGATGAAGCTACTAAAAAACAACTCATCAAGGGTGAAAAACTAACAGAACTTATGAAACAACCTCAATATTCTCCTATGGAATTAGAAGAACAGGTTGCTATTATTTATATAGCTACAAAAGGTTATATTGATCAACTTCCTACGGAAAAGATTGCTCTGTTCGAAAAACAATTTTTAACATTTTTGATAGAGAATTATTCTCATACGTTAAATTCAATAAAAGAAACTAAAGACCTTACAGATGATATTACAAAACAATTAGATGAAGCCGTATTAAAATTTCTAAAAATCTTCAAATAA
- the atpG gene encoding ATP synthase F1 subunit gamma — protein MSRGNLRSIRKRIDSTESTMQITKAMQMVATARLNKIQKQWKGIKDFSFYTQTILKHFPFVEDSFYTQDRAGTLILAITPDMGLAGSFPSDLIKEALTIKQNTEDFKGFLVIGSKGYFSLKNEGILLTRTNLYDIPKVDHAEFLAEDLFEIMRENNISKVKVLYGKFKNALVQLPSTFDLLPIKKEHLEIDERYEYEPSTEIVFESAAYLYVLSKLYQFLFETKLSELYARQNAMKNATDNASDLIEELTLEYNKQRQTAITQELIEIINGAKMQ, from the coding sequence ATGAGCCGAGGAAACTTGCGAAGTATCAGAAAAAGAATAGATTCTACCGAATCAACCATGCAAATTACAAAAGCCATGCAGATGGTCGCTACTGCAAGACTCAATAAAATACAAAAACAATGGAAAGGCATAAAAGATTTTTCTTTTTATACACAAACTATCTTAAAACACTTTCCTTTTGTTGAAGACAGTTTTTACACTCAAGATCGTGCGGGGACACTTATTTTAGCGATTACACCTGACATGGGACTTGCAGGCTCTTTTCCTTCTGATCTAATAAAAGAAGCATTAACCATAAAACAAAATACTGAAGATTTCAAGGGATTTTTAGTTATTGGCTCAAAAGGATACTTTTCCTTAAAAAATGAGGGAATTTTACTTACTAGAACAAATTTATACGACATTCCAAAGGTTGATCATGCAGAATTTTTAGCTGAGGACTTATTTGAAATCATGAGAGAAAATAATATTTCCAAAGTTAAAGTGCTTTATGGGAAATTTAAAAATGCTCTCGTCCAATTGCCCTCAACTTTTGATTTGTTGCCAATAAAAAAAGAGCACCTTGAAATTGATGAAAGATATGAATATGAACCTTCTACAGAAATAGTTTTTGAAAGTGCTGCTTATTTATATGTTTTATCAAAGTTATACCAATTTCTTTTTGAAACGAAATTGAGCGAGTTATATGCACGACAAAATGCTATGAAAAATGCAACTGACAATGCTTCTGATTTAATTGAAGAACTTACTCTTGAGTATAACAAACAAAGACAAACTGCAATTACTCAAGAGTTAATAGAAATAATTAATGGGGCGAAAATGCAATAG
- the atpD gene encoding F0F1 ATP synthase subunit beta gives MQEQKGTIISIIGPVVDVKFPIGQLPNVYDALIVKNKYNNEELVLEVEQLIGDNTVRCVAMDSTDGLRRGEEVINTGGPIKVPVGTKTLGRLFNLLGKPIDEKGDIEVEEYWPIHREPPALTEQDTTIEILETGIKCIDLLAPFPKGGKIGFFGGAGVGKTVLVMELIRNIAMEHRGISVFAGVGERTREGNDLWLDMLQSGVIDNTVLVFGQMNEPPGARFRVPLTALTISEYFRDKEKKDVLLFIDNIFRFVQAGSEVSALLGRMPSAVGYQPTLATDMGQLQERITSTKDGSITSVQAIYVPADDFTDPAPATTFAHLEANLNLSRKLSELGLYPAVDPLESTSKMLDPNIVGEEHYNVARQVKEVLQRYEDLQDIIAILGIEELSEEDRKIVNRARRIQRFLTQPFFVAERFTNYAGKYVTIDDTIKGFKEILEGKYDDLPENAFYMVGTIEEVIEKSKKL, from the coding sequence ATGCAGGAGCAAAAAGGAACTATAATAAGCATTATAGGTCCTGTGGTGGATGTTAAATTCCCCATTGGACAATTACCAAATGTTTATGATGCTTTGATTGTAAAAAATAAATATAATAATGAAGAATTAGTACTTGAAGTAGAGCAACTTATCGGAGATAATACAGTTAGGTGCGTTGCAATGGATTCTACTGACGGCCTTAGAAGAGGTGAAGAGGTAATTAATACTGGTGGCCCTATAAAAGTACCAGTAGGAACTAAAACATTAGGTAGGCTATTCAATCTTCTAGGAAAACCTATAGATGAAAAAGGAGATATAGAAGTTGAAGAATATTGGCCAATCCACAGAGAACCTCCCGCTTTAACAGAACAAGATACCACTATAGAAATCTTGGAAACAGGTATTAAATGCATAGATTTATTAGCCCCATTTCCAAAGGGGGGAAAAATTGGTTTCTTTGGTGGAGCGGGAGTTGGAAAAACTGTTCTAGTTATGGAACTTATTAGAAATATAGCTATGGAACATCGAGGCATTTCTGTATTTGCAGGTGTTGGAGAACGCACAAGAGAAGGAAACGACCTATGGTTGGATATGCTTCAAAGTGGTGTTATCGACAACACAGTTCTTGTATTTGGACAAATGAATGAACCACCAGGAGCAAGATTTAGAGTTCCATTAACTGCTTTAACAATTTCTGAATACTTTAGGGATAAAGAAAAAAAGGATGTTTTGCTGTTTATAGACAACATTTTTAGATTTGTTCAAGCTGGTTCAGAAGTATCAGCTTTGTTAGGGAGAATGCCATCTGCAGTTGGCTATCAACCGACTCTTGCTACTGATATGGGACAACTACAAGAACGAATAACATCAACAAAAGATGGTTCAATAACCTCTGTTCAAGCTATTTATGTGCCTGCTGATGATTTCACTGATCCTGCACCAGCGACTACCTTTGCCCACTTGGAAGCTAATTTAAACCTTTCTAGAAAGCTATCAGAACTTGGTTTATATCCTGCAGTTGATCCTTTAGAATCAACATCTAAAATGCTTGATCCTAATATTGTTGGCGAAGAACACTACAACGTAGCAAGGCAGGTAAAGGAAGTTCTACAAAGATATGAAGACTTACAAGATATTATAGCAATATTAGGGATTGAAGAGTTATCAGAAGAAGATAGAAAAATTGTTAATAGGGCTAGAAGAATTCAAAGATTTCTGACTCAACCATTCTTTGTTGCTGAAAGATTTACTAATTATGCAGGAAAATACGTGACAATAGATGATACAATTAAGGGATTTAAAGAAATCCTTGAAGGAAAATACGATGATTTACCCGAGAATGCCTTCTATATGGTAGGGACAATCGAAGAAGTTATAGAAAAGTCTAAAAAGTTATAA
- the atpC gene encoding ATP synthase F1 subunit epsilon — MFTIFKFRIVTPEGIKVEEDVEYAEFKSIEGGMGTLTNRLPIIVRLRIAPVRIKKSENIYKTFAVHGGVLQMTGNEMTIVTTAAERPEDIDVQAARRALERAQEELRITEDKFKRMKLETRIQKNLLRVNVSNER, encoded by the coding sequence GTGTTTACCATCTTTAAATTTAGAATAGTAACCCCTGAAGGTATAAAAGTTGAAGAAGATGTAGAATATGCAGAATTTAAAAGTATCGAAGGTGGAATGGGTACTTTAACTAATAGATTGCCCATAATTGTTAGATTAAGAATAGCCCCTGTTAGAATAAAAAAAAGCGAAAATATCTATAAAACTTTCGCTGTTCATGGCGGCGTATTACAAATGACCGGAAATGAAATGACTATAGTTACAACCGCTGCTGAACGACCAGAAGATATCGATGTTCAAGCTGCTCGAAGGGCTTTAGAAAGGGCTCAAGAAGAGCTAAGAATTACCGAGGACAAATTTAAAAGAATGAAGCTTGAAACTCGTATCCAAAAAAATCTTTTAAGGGTAAATGTATCAAACGAACGTTAA